In one Bryobacteraceae bacterium genomic region, the following are encoded:
- the leuC gene encoding 3-isopropylmalate dehydratase large subunit: MPKTIIDKIWESHVVSEREGAPTLIYIDLHLVHEVTSPQAFSGLRERGLKVRRPDLTFATTDHSTPTTPRSLPIVDPIAAAQVAQLEANCKEFGIPCYGFQNEKQGIVHVIGPENGLTQPGMTVVCGDSHTATHGAFGALAFGIGTSEVEMVLATQCLPQRRSKSYQIDVSGALKPGVTAKDIILAIIARIGIGGGTGCVFEFTGSAIRSLSMEERMTVCNMSIEGGARAGLVAPDDATYEYLAGRTYAPKGAAWDAAVARWKQLPTDDGATYDRTLSLDGAALEPMITFGTNPGMGMPISGAVPDPSALADRIERESLDKALRYMALQPGKPLTGQPIDVVFIGSCTNSRMSDLRAAASVLKGRKVNSKVRTMVVPGSQVIKRQAEAEGLDTVFKEAGAEWREAGCSMCIAMNGDQLQPGQYSVSTSNRNFEGRQGKGGRTFLASPLTAAASAVMGVVTDVRTLL; this comes from the coding sequence ATGCCGAAGACGATTATCGACAAGATCTGGGAATCGCACGTGGTGAGCGAGCGCGAAGGCGCGCCGACGCTCATCTATATCGACCTGCACCTGGTGCACGAGGTGACGTCGCCGCAGGCGTTTTCCGGGCTGCGCGAGCGTGGGCTCAAGGTGCGTCGTCCGGACCTGACGTTCGCGACGACGGACCATTCGACGCCGACGACGCCGCGTTCGCTGCCGATCGTGGATCCGATCGCGGCGGCGCAGGTGGCGCAGTTGGAGGCGAACTGCAAGGAGTTCGGGATTCCGTGCTACGGGTTCCAGAACGAGAAGCAGGGCATCGTGCATGTGATCGGTCCGGAGAACGGGCTGACACAACCCGGGATGACGGTGGTTTGCGGCGATTCGCACACGGCGACGCATGGGGCGTTCGGGGCGCTGGCGTTCGGGATCGGCACGAGCGAAGTGGAGATGGTGCTGGCGACGCAGTGCCTGCCGCAGCGGCGTTCGAAGAGCTATCAGATCGACGTGAGCGGGGCGCTGAAGCCGGGGGTGACGGCGAAGGATATCATCCTGGCGATCATCGCGCGGATCGGTATTGGCGGCGGCACCGGGTGCGTGTTCGAGTTTACCGGATCGGCGATTCGTTCGCTTTCGATGGAAGAGCGGATGACGGTGTGCAACATGTCGATCGAGGGCGGGGCGCGCGCGGGGCTGGTGGCGCCGGACGATGCGACGTACGAGTATCTGGCCGGCCGGACGTATGCACCGAAGGGCGCGGCGTGGGACGCGGCGGTGGCGCGGTGGAAACAGCTTCCGACCGACGATGGCGCGACGTATGACCGTACGCTGTCGCTCGATGGGGCGGCGCTCGAGCCGATGATCACGTTCGGGACGAATCCCGGGATGGGCATGCCGATCTCGGGCGCGGTGCCCGATCCATCGGCGCTGGCGGACCGGATCGAACGCGAGTCGCTCGACAAGGCGCTGCGGTACATGGCGCTTCAACCGGGCAAGCCGCTGACGGGGCAGCCGATCGATGTGGTGTTTATCGGGAGTTGCACGAACTCGCGGATGTCGGATCTGCGGGCGGCGGCGTCCGTATTGAAGGGCCGCAAGGTGAACTCGAAGGTGCGGACGATGGTGGTGCCGGGGTCGCAGGTGATCAAGCGGCAGGCCGAGGCCGAGGGGCTGGACACGGTGTTCAAGGAAGCCGGCGCGGAGTGGCGCGAGGCGGGCTGCTCGATGTGCATCGCGATGAACGGCGATCAACTGCAGCCGGGGCAGTATAGCGTGTCGACTTCGAACCGGAACTTCGAGGGCCGGCAGGGCAAGGGCGGGCGAACGTTCCTGGCGTCGCCGCTGACGGCCGCGGCGAGCGCGGTGATGGGCGTTGTGACGGATGTGAGGACTCTTCTATGA
- the leuD gene encoding 3-isopropylmalate dehydratase small subunit, with protein MTKFVPFASTVVPLPVDNIDTDQIIPARFLKTTTKEGLDKQLFCDWRYLANGDPNPEFVLNTPRAKGAQVLLAGDNFGCGSSREHAPWALTQFGFRAVISTSFADIFKNNSLKNGLLPIVVDRETHGKLMAASADVGAKVAIDLASQTLTLPDGEKVTFAVDGFAKQCLLDGVDELGYILKQEDAIAAYEAARVGTLNTLAAGS; from the coding sequence ATGACCAAGTTCGTTCCCTTTGCAAGCACGGTCGTCCCGTTGCCGGTCGACAACATCGATACGGATCAGATCATCCCGGCGCGCTTCTTGAAGACGACGACGAAGGAGGGGCTCGACAAGCAGCTCTTCTGCGACTGGCGATATCTGGCGAATGGCGATCCGAATCCGGAGTTCGTGTTGAACACGCCTCGGGCGAAGGGCGCGCAGGTGCTGCTGGCGGGCGATAACTTCGGCTGCGGGAGTTCGCGCGAACATGCCCCGTGGGCGCTGACGCAGTTCGGTTTTCGCGCGGTGATTTCGACTTCCTTCGCGGATATCTTCAAGAACAATTCGCTGAAGAACGGGTTGTTGCCGATTGTGGTGGATAGGGAGACGCATGGGAAGCTGATGGCGGCGAGCGCGGACGTGGGGGCGAAGGTGGCGATCGATCTGGCGTCGCAGACGCTCACTCTGCCCGATGGGGAGAAGGTGACGTTCGCGGTGGACGGGTTCGCGAAGCAGTGTCTGCTCGATGGGGTGGATGAGTTGGGCTACATCCTGAAGCAGGAGGATGCGATCGCGGCGTATGAGGCGGCGCGCGTGGGGACGCTGAATACACTCGCGGCAGGCTCCTGA
- a CDS encoding DUF2752 domain-containing protein, giving the protein MRRPGQEAISGSIPYVYTPRYSATDAAIYLLTWSGVAVILALALWLAPSPEGIGTHQALGLPPCWFLEATGLPCPTCGLTTCFAYAAHLRFFDAARTQPFGLLQFAAFVAALPGIPWLMRQRVPIEQIALWPGLTRLAAGWTVLYLAGWAYKIAAMSGSL; this is encoded by the coding sequence GTGAGGAGGCCAGGACAGGAGGCAATCAGCGGATCCATTCCGTACGTCTACACACCACGCTACTCGGCCACCGACGCCGCCATCTATCTCCTCACCTGGTCCGGCGTCGCGGTGATCCTCGCCCTCGCCCTTTGGTTGGCGCCCTCGCCGGAAGGCATCGGCACCCATCAGGCCCTCGGGCTCCCTCCATGCTGGTTCCTCGAGGCCACCGGCCTTCCCTGCCCCACATGCGGACTCACCACCTGCTTCGCCTACGCTGCGCACCTGCGCTTCTTTGACGCGGCCCGCACCCAGCCCTTCGGCCTCCTCCAGTTCGCCGCCTTTGTCGCCGCGCTCCCCGGCATTCCGTGGCTGATGCGCCAGCGCGTGCCCATCGAACAGATCGCCCTCTGGCCCGGCTTGACCCGCCTCGCCGCCGGTTGGACCGTTCTCTACCTCGCCGGGTGGGCGTACAAGATCGCCGCCATGTCCGGGAGCCTCTGA
- the leuB gene encoding 3-isopropylmalate dehydrogenase: MQLNILTLPGDGIGVEVTREAVRVLNRVCDKFGHSAKLAEALLGGIAIHKTGGPFPAETEKLALEADATLMGAVGLPEFDNWPPEKRPERGLLGIRKSLGVFANLRPVRSYPALLDSSPLKNHLVDGVDMIIVRELNGGIYYGTPRGITGEGRESRGVNTMAYTWDEIERVTRMSFELARNRRKKVTSVDKSNVLETSQLWRRVVVEAAKDYPDVELNHLLVDNCAMQLVLNPKQFDVVVMENMFGDILSDEGAVLAGSIGMLPSASIGGKRPSGAWVGLYEPVHGSAPDIAGQNKANPLGAIGSVAAMLEYSFGLKEEAAAVNGAVEAVLNSGRVTADLKPKSTPATTEQVGAAVCEAI; the protein is encoded by the coding sequence ATGCAACTGAACATACTGACTCTTCCCGGCGACGGGATCGGCGTCGAGGTGACGCGCGAAGCCGTCCGCGTATTGAACCGCGTGTGCGACAAGTTTGGGCACTCGGCGAAACTGGCCGAGGCCCTGCTGGGGGGGATCGCCATCCACAAGACAGGCGGTCCCTTCCCGGCCGAAACGGAGAAGCTGGCGCTCGAAGCCGACGCCACGCTCATGGGCGCGGTGGGGTTACCGGAGTTCGACAATTGGCCGCCGGAGAAGCGGCCGGAGCGCGGGCTGTTGGGGATCCGGAAGTCGCTCGGCGTGTTCGCGAATCTGCGGCCAGTGCGGAGCTATCCCGCGCTGCTCGACTCGTCGCCGTTGAAGAACCATCTTGTCGATGGGGTGGACATGATCATCGTGCGTGAGCTGAACGGCGGCATCTACTATGGGACGCCGCGGGGGATCACGGGCGAGGGACGCGAATCGCGGGGCGTGAACACGATGGCGTACACGTGGGATGAAATCGAACGCGTGACGCGGATGTCGTTCGAACTGGCGCGGAACCGGCGGAAGAAGGTGACGTCGGTGGATAAGTCGAACGTGCTCGAGACGTCGCAATTGTGGCGGCGGGTGGTGGTGGAAGCGGCGAAGGACTATCCGGACGTGGAGTTGAACCATCTGCTGGTGGACAACTGCGCGATGCAGTTGGTTTTGAATCCGAAGCAGTTCGATGTCGTGGTGATGGAGAACATGTTCGGCGATATCTTGAGCGACGAAGGCGCAGTGCTGGCCGGGTCGATCGGGATGCTGCCATCGGCGTCGATCGGCGGGAAGCGGCCGTCAGGCGCCTGGGTGGGGTTGTACGAGCCGGTGCATGGCTCGGCGCCGGATATCGCGGGGCAGAACAAGGCGAATCCGCTGGGGGCGATCGGGTCCGTGGCGGCGATGCTCGAGTACAGCTTCGGGCTGAAGGAAGAGGCCGCGGCGGTGAACGGCGCGGTGGAAGCGGTGTTGAACAGCGGACGCGTGACGGCGGACCTGAAACCGAAATCCACGCCGGCGACCACGGAGCAAGTGGGCGCGGCGGTTTGCGAGGCCATCTGA
- a CDS encoding M48 family metalloprotease: protein MGTSAANFNACPNCRAWVPDNARFCHHCGQSIGPAPVPQHQPPVAAYPPACSACGGDGSRLDAKLLVCPQCKWLRPWAPGWVVDPLSFLWSADAKAMDTLRSLGPVTSFARTVSDKLGRAWFETTLNGVRIHERQMPEIYWAAVRAARILGMNRMPDLYLSGEAMWDSMALGSDQTTVIVLGTVLANLRGNDLLFVLAREMGHAKAGHALWTTLLRFFLGSAGKRTVMGQGLLSAMSPTKMIENAIDLPIMAWARQAEITADRAGLIVVGDAAVARRVLLSMAMRSFPLYERINIDAWIEQETASDNDTMQLSEWTLTSTPYVARRLKLMREWAADPYLHQWKTAIAAVEEPAAATPAPMPTAAEPPHSEILPRPPSGPAPGSPSGPPPGMVRLICPACGAPLLVQRKVLEGAENVKIRCPNKDCGNVLAIQRKAPKPPAQQTETDADD, encoded by the coding sequence ATGGGTACCTCCGCCGCCAACTTCAACGCCTGCCCCAACTGCCGGGCGTGGGTTCCCGACAACGCGCGATTCTGCCATCACTGCGGCCAGTCGATCGGTCCCGCGCCCGTGCCCCAGCATCAGCCTCCCGTCGCGGCCTATCCGCCCGCATGCTCGGCCTGCGGCGGCGACGGCTCCCGCCTCGATGCCAAGCTCCTCGTCTGCCCCCAGTGCAAGTGGCTGCGCCCCTGGGCGCCAGGCTGGGTCGTCGATCCTCTCTCGTTTCTCTGGTCGGCCGACGCCAAGGCCATGGATACCCTCCGCTCCCTCGGGCCCGTCACCTCCTTCGCCCGCACTGTTTCCGACAAGCTCGGCCGCGCCTGGTTCGAAACCACGCTCAACGGCGTACGCATCCACGAACGGCAGATGCCGGAGATCTACTGGGCCGCCGTGCGCGCCGCCCGCATCCTCGGCATGAATCGCATGCCGGACCTCTACCTCTCCGGCGAAGCGATGTGGGACTCCATGGCCCTCGGCAGCGATCAAACCACGGTGATCGTTCTCGGCACCGTTCTTGCCAATCTCCGCGGCAACGATCTCCTGTTCGTCCTCGCCCGCGAAATGGGTCACGCCAAAGCTGGACACGCCCTCTGGACGACGCTCCTTCGCTTCTTCCTCGGCAGCGCCGGCAAACGCACCGTCATGGGTCAGGGTCTGCTCTCCGCCATGAGCCCTACCAAAATGATCGAGAACGCCATCGACCTCCCCATCATGGCCTGGGCACGGCAGGCCGAAATCACCGCCGACCGCGCCGGACTCATCGTCGTCGGCGACGCCGCCGTCGCCCGCCGCGTGCTCCTCAGCATGGCGATGCGGTCGTTCCCCCTCTACGAGCGCATCAACATCGACGCCTGGATCGAACAGGAAACCGCAAGCGACAACGACACCATGCAGCTCTCCGAGTGGACGCTGACTTCCACGCCCTACGTCGCCCGCCGGCTCAAGCTAATGCGCGAGTGGGCTGCCGATCCGTATCTCCACCAGTGGAAGACCGCCATCGCCGCCGTCGAGGAGCCTGCCGCCGCAACGCCGGCGCCAATGCCCACAGCGGCCGAACCGCCGCACTCGGAAATCCTCCCGCGCCCGCCCTCCGGACCCGCCCCCGGTTCTCCCTCGGGACCGCCTCCCGGAATGGTCCGCCTCATCTGCCCGGCCTGCGGCGCCCCGCTGCTGGTTCAGCGCAAGGTGCTTGAGGGCGCCGAGAACGTGAAAATCCGCTGCCCGAACAAGGATTGCGGCAATGTCCTCGCCATCCAGCGCAAGGCGCCGAAACCGCCCGCGCAACAAACGGAAACCGACGCCGATGACTAG
- a CDS encoding lipid II flippase MurJ → MLTRLVALSFASSGLAFVLELVLARKFGATPLLDAYRLAQSVFLIGAQMLVHQLLPHVIVPGFTRLRAAAGERAAWSHFAALASALAIASSLAAAILMLPAARHALAPGLHPAAAAALPAFFALIGLAALANVLSGAFAAVLGTYNQFAVALLPPLCINACALAAVAATPADLVTAALGGGTLAGATVALAIHLRTAAAIPTAALLAIPRWSHIRPWLGGILAALITCIAIGHTGNILVQRSLSLQTPGSIALFSYAVRLTTLIYTPAALFGNTRFPALAEALADGDPHAYSTILRAALARTLLLSVPAAAALWLVRHPLVKLLFGAGKLDPSSLANLAEMFGWIALTAPLGAVITLLWKVFAAAGSHIGIVAPSAVALAFLIAILPVYSSRGPESIAIAYALWILVTAAATLIALRFLSPPQPVRK, encoded by the coding sequence TTGCTGACCCGCCTCGTCGCCCTCTCCTTCGCCAGCTCCGGCCTCGCCTTCGTCCTCGAACTCGTCCTCGCCCGTAAATTCGGCGCCACACCTTTGCTCGATGCCTACCGCCTCGCCCAAAGCGTCTTCCTCATCGGCGCGCAGATGCTCGTCCATCAATTGCTGCCCCACGTGATCGTCCCCGGCTTCACTCGCCTCCGCGCCGCCGCCGGCGAACGCGCCGCCTGGTCCCATTTCGCCGCCCTCGCCTCCGCACTCGCCATCGCCTCCAGCCTCGCCGCTGCCATCCTCATGCTGCCCGCCGCCCGCCACGCCCTCGCGCCGGGACTGCACCCCGCGGCCGCCGCCGCGCTCCCTGCCTTCTTCGCCCTCATCGGACTCGCCGCCCTCGCCAACGTCCTCTCCGGCGCATTCGCCGCCGTCCTCGGCACCTACAACCAATTCGCCGTAGCGCTGCTGCCGCCGCTGTGCATCAACGCTTGCGCACTCGCCGCCGTCGCCGCCACGCCCGCCGATCTGGTGACCGCGGCGTTGGGAGGCGGAACGCTGGCCGGAGCCACCGTCGCACTCGCCATTCACCTCCGCACCGCCGCCGCCATCCCCACTGCCGCCTTGCTCGCGATTCCGCGCTGGTCCCACATCCGCCCATGGCTCGGCGGTATCCTGGCCGCCCTCATCACCTGCATCGCCATCGGCCACACCGGCAACATTCTCGTCCAGCGATCGCTCAGCCTCCAGACCCCCGGTAGTATCGCGCTCTTCAGCTATGCCGTCCGCCTCACAACGCTCATCTACACGCCCGCCGCCCTCTTCGGAAACACCCGGTTCCCGGCCCTCGCCGAAGCTCTTGCCGACGGCGACCCTCACGCGTACTCGACCATCCTCCGCGCCGCGCTCGCCCGGACACTGCTGCTGTCCGTCCCCGCCGCCGCCGCGCTCTGGCTCGTCCGCCATCCCCTGGTCAAGCTCCTGTTCGGCGCCGGCAAGCTGGACCCGTCGTCGCTCGCCAACCTCGCCGAAATGTTCGGTTGGATCGCGCTCACCGCTCCGCTCGGAGCCGTCATCACACTCCTATGGAAAGTGTTCGCAGCCGCCGGCAGCCACATCGGGATCGTCGCTCCCTCAGCCGTCGCGCTCGCTTTCCTCATCGCGATCCTGCCCGTCTATTCGTCCCGCGGCCCCGAATCCATCGCCATCGCCTACGCGCTCTGGATCCTCGTCACTGCCGCCGCCACCCTCATCGCGCTCCGCTTCCTCTCCCCGCCCCAGCCGGTGCGAAAATAG